The following are from one region of the Cloacibacterium sp. TD35 genome:
- the nosZ gene encoding Sec-dependent nitrous-oxide reductase translates to MKIIQLFGISAFASLAFLGSCKPKGTETAVSGDAAEKVYVAPGKYDEVYNFVSGGFNGQMNVYGLPSGRLLKVVPIFSVNPENGYGYSEETKPMLETSHGFIPWDDQHHLELSQTNGEQDGRWIFANANNTPRVARVNLKTFRTEEIIELPNSAGNHSSPFITENTEYVVAGTRFAVPTDDMNGDVPINSFKENFKGVISFIGVNKETGDMNLSFQIEAPGVNFDLSHAGKGKSHGWFFFSCYNSEQANTLLEVNASQNDKDFIMAVNWKKAEEYLKAGKGRKVKTQYAHNKFDESTQTATSKMEQEVTVLSAKELKDICYFMPTPKSPHGCDVDPTGEYIVGSGKLAALIPVHSFTKMLKAIENKEFAGEYDGIPILKYESTLYGEVQKPGLGPLHTEFDGKGNAYTSFFVSSEVVKWDIKTLKVLDRQPTFYSVGHLMVVGGDTKKPYGKYLVAYNKITKDRFLPTGPELTQSAQLYDISGDKMKLLLDFPTFGEPHYAQAVPASLIKDNQVKFYNIADNKHPYATKGEAESKVVRQGNKVHVYMTSIRSHFAPDNIEGIKVGDEVYFHVTNLEQDWDVPHGFAIKGNQNAELLIMPGETCTLKWVPKKPGMWPMYCTDFCSALHQEMQGYVRVSPAGSNVPLTYSLNNKADNAKSPVKTAVTK, encoded by the coding sequence ATGAAAATTATTCAGTTATTTGGGATTTCGGCCTTTGCTTCTTTAGCATTTTTGGGCAGTTGTAAACCTAAAGGTACAGAAACCGCTGTAAGTGGTGACGCCGCAGAAAAAGTATATGTAGCTCCTGGAAAATATGATGAGGTATACAATTTTGTAAGTGGTGGTTTTAACGGACAAATGAACGTTTATGGTTTACCGAGCGGAAGATTACTTAAGGTAGTTCCTATTTTCTCTGTAAATCCAGAAAATGGGTATGGTTACAGTGAAGAAACTAAGCCTATGTTAGAAACCTCGCACGGTTTTATTCCTTGGGATGACCAGCATCACTTAGAATTATCTCAAACAAATGGTGAACAAGACGGAAGATGGATTTTTGCGAATGCTAATAACACTCCACGTGTGGCAAGAGTAAACCTTAAAACCTTCAGAACTGAGGAAATTATAGAATTACCGAACTCTGCTGGTAACCACTCTTCTCCATTTATTACCGAAAATACAGAATATGTAGTGGCAGGTACTCGTTTTGCTGTTCCTACAGATGATATGAACGGAGACGTTCCTATTAATTCTTTCAAAGAAAACTTCAAAGGAGTGATTTCTTTTATCGGAGTTAATAAAGAAACTGGTGATATGAATTTATCATTCCAGATTGAAGCTCCAGGTGTAAACTTTGACCTTTCTCACGCTGGTAAAGGAAAATCTCACGGTTGGTTCTTCTTCTCTTGTTATAATTCAGAACAAGCGAATACTTTATTAGAGGTTAACGCTTCTCAAAATGATAAAGACTTTATCATGGCGGTAAACTGGAAAAAAGCTGAAGAATATCTAAAAGCTGGTAAAGGTAGAAAAGTAAAAACTCAGTATGCTCACAATAAATTTGATGAATCTACTCAAACTGCTACCTCTAAAATGGAGCAAGAAGTGACTGTACTTTCTGCTAAAGAATTAAAAGATATTTGCTATTTCATGCCAACTCCTAAATCACCTCACGGTTGTGACGTAGACCCAACTGGCGAATACATTGTAGGTTCTGGTAAATTGGCAGCTCTTATTCCTGTACACAGCTTTACCAAAATGCTTAAAGCGATTGAAAACAAAGAATTTGCAGGTGAATATGATGGTATTCCTATCTTAAAATATGAATCTACTCTTTATGGTGAAGTTCAAAAACCAGGTTTAGGTCCATTACACACAGAATTTGACGGAAAAGGAAATGCTTATACTTCATTCTTCGTTTCTTCTGAAGTAGTAAAATGGGATATCAAAACATTAAAAGTTCTTGACAGACAACCAACTTTCTACTCTGTAGGTCACTTAATGGTAGTAGGTGGTGATACTAAAAAACCATATGGTAAATATCTAGTTGCTTATAATAAAATTACAAAAGACAGATTCTTACCTACAGGTCCAGAATTAACCCAATCTGCACAGTTGTATGACATTAGTGGAGATAAGATGAAACTCTTATTAGACTTCCCTACTTTTGGTGAGCCACACTATGCACAGGCTGTTCCAGCTTCTCTTATTAAAGACAATCAGGTGAAGTTCTACAATATTGCAGACAATAAACACCCTTATGCAACCAAAGGTGAAGCAGAATCTAAAGTGGTAAGACAAGGCAATAAGGTACACGTTTATATGACTTCTATCCGTTCGCACTTTGCTCCAGATAATATAGAAGGAATAAAAGTAGGTGACGAAGTTTACTTCCACGTGACCAACTTAGAACAAGACTGGGATGTACCACACGGATTCGCCATCAAAGGTAATCAAAATGCAGAATTGCTCATTATGCCAGGTGAAACTTGTACACTGAAATGGGTTCCTAAAAAACCAGGAATGTGGCCAATGTATTGTACAGACTTCTGTTCTGCATTGCACCAAGAAATGCAAGGATATGTAAGAGTTTCTCCAGCAGGAAGCAATGTTCCTCTTACTTACAGCCTAAATAATAAAGCGGATAACGCTAAAAGCCCTGTGAAAACAGCAGTGACAAAATAA
- a CDS encoding c-type cytochrome: MKNLKFLVLPMMAFAMVSCGNDKPADASASTSSTETSAATTETSASSESGQYDPKRGLGKYDESNVDVSKFDAAMAAEGKKVAEVKCASCHKPTEEKLVGPGWKGVTTRQTPHWILNFISNPDPMINVDPELQKQLEICLVRMPNQGLNDTEARQVLEYMREIDGAK; the protein is encoded by the coding sequence ATGAAAAATTTGAAATTTCTAGTTCTTCCTATGATGGCTTTCGCGATGGTTTCTTGTGGTAATGACAAGCCTGCAGACGCTTCTGCATCTACCTCATCTACAGAAACATCTGCTGCTACTACAGAAACTAGCGCATCTTCTGAATCAGGACAATATGATCCGAAAAGAGGTTTAGGTAAATATGACGAAAGCAACGTAGATGTGAGCAAATTTGACGCTGCTATGGCTGCTGAAGGCAAGAAAGTGGCAGAGGTAAAATGTGCTTCTTGTCATAAACCTACAGAAGAAAAATTGGTGGGGCCAGGTTGGAAAGGAGTGACTACAAGACAAACTCCACATTGGATTTTGAACTTCATCAGTAATCCAGATCCTATGATTAATGTAGACCCAGAATTACAAAAACAACTAGAGATTTGTTTAGTAAGAATGCCAAACCAAGGTCTTAATGATACTGAAGCAAGACAAGTGCTAGAGTACATGAGAGAAATCGATGGTGCAAAGTAA